The proteins below are encoded in one region of Pomacea canaliculata isolate SZHN2017 linkage group LG7, ASM307304v1, whole genome shotgun sequence:
- the LOC112569158 gene encoding fibrinogen-like protein A, which yields MIQMLRFFFFLLCVSPCLLTEITASGQSGCPDNFINPKDWNNTSCETDKECGQPNALCYMGKCVCQPGFFYSASDYTCTATCEPSELHNTFMEYPDSGIRGHNLEVMDGLCLEDCRNLCLSTKRCLTFDFRGVGGLCVFHDVTARQAPAGWYPQTAEGWSHYHRSCLTVFASSRVWYNLLCNTDLDCPDPYSQCVSGRCLCPRGTHYNQTENACVPARQSCDDWRKTGGKTGVYAIELPDSEDTMTVWCDMDSGNGSWLVFQRRRDGSVDFYRNWTEYEQGFGNVSGEFWLGLSRLHTLTKGRPTRLRIDIGEVTGERYYAEYSTFRVDGPETNYTLTVSGYSGNAGDSMALHNKQKFSTYDRDNDRWSTGNCAAHYNAAWWYNLCHVSHLNGRYKSDGADADDGIRWYHTHYDSRSFTFSEMKMQPV from the exons ATGATACAAATGCTAcgattcttcttcttcctcctgtGCGTGTCTCCATGTCTTCTGACGGAGATTACAGCGAG TGGACAGTCTGGATGCCCTGACAACTTCATCAATCCGAAAGACTGGAACAACACAAGTTGTGAGACAGACAAGGAGTGTGGGCAGCCAAACGCGCTGTGCTACATGGGCAAGTGTGTCTGTCAACCTGGATTTTTCTACTCAGCATCTGATTATACATGCACTGCCA CATGCGAACCATCGGAGTTGCACAACACCTTCATGGAGTATCCAGACAGCGGTATCAGAGGCCACAACCTGGAGGTCATGGATGGACTCTGCCTGGAAGACTGCAGGAACCTGTGTCTGAGTACAAAGCGCtgcctgacctttgacttcagaG GCGTAGGAGGCCTGTGTGTGTTCCATGACGTCACCGCGCGCCAGGCGCCCGCAGGGTGGTATCCTCAGACCGCCGAAGGCTGGAGCCACTACCACAGATCCTGCCTGACGGTCTTCGCCTCCTCCCGTGTGtggtacaacttactgtgtaaCACCGACCTGGACTGCCCTGACCCCTACAGCCAGTGTGTGTCAGGCAGATGTCTGTGTCCTCGTGGCACACACTACAATCAAACGGAGAATGCGTGTGTTCCTGCAC GACAGTCATGTGACGACTGGCGCAAGACAGGAGGCAAGACTGGCGTCTACGCCATTGAGCTGCCAGACAGCGAGGACACCATGACAGTGTGGTGCGACATGGACTCTGGCAACGGCAGCTGGCTG gtgttccagagacgtcgCGATGGCTCGGTTGACTTCTACCGGAACTGGACGGAATATGAACAGGGCTTTGGTAATGTCTCTGGAgagttctggctgg GCTTGTCAAGGCTTCACACCCTGACCAAAGGGAGACCCACCCGACTGCGTATAGACATTGGCGAGGTTACCGGAGAACGTTACTACGCTGAGTACTCGACATTCAGGGTGgacggtcctgagacaaactacacactgaccgtgtccggctactcgggtAACGCGG gtgacagcatgGCGCttcacaacaaacagaaattttcaACCTATGACCGAGACAACGACAGGTGGTCTACTGGCAACTGTGCCGCTCACTATAACGCCGCCTGGTGGTACaacttgtgtcacgtgtctcacCTCAACGGCCGATACAAGTCTGACGGCGCCGATGCTGATGACGGCATCAGATGGTATCACACCCACTATGACAGCAGGAGCTTcaccttcagcgagatgaaaATGCAACCAGTGTAA
- the LOC112569161 gene encoding angiopoietin-related protein 2-like, whose amino-acid sequence MRTCLVLASLLLVPACNTQGIFRDFDVIHEPSGWYDAACTKDSDCGQENSECALGRCRCRPGIYLFTSDITCSSSCSPQGLHKTFTKYPDSHIRGDKNQALRLNLRKCRNLCISTATCRTFDFRGAFRCLIHTVTSLEAASRWSPTSRGWTHYQRNCRKPSFGTCGEAQKSGAKSGAYSLILTENNLTRNQSIWCDMKSGGGGWLVFQRRRDGSVDFFRNWEEYEQGFGDVSNEFWLGLSTIHRLTSGKPTRLRVDIRDLNGRSHFAEYSTFRVDGPETNYRLTVSGFSGNAGDSMWYHHGQRFTTFDRDNDKSGDNCAQMYSGGCGTTTASAPTSTASTSPPASWQRRRGVVVSLW is encoded by the exons ATGAGGACGTGTTTGGTTCTGgcttctcttcttcttgttccagCTTGCAATACCCAAGGTATCTtcag AGACTTTGATGTGATCCACGAGCCGAGCGGCTGGTATGATGCAGCATGTACCAAGGACAGCGACTGTGGTCAGGAGAACTCCGAGTGTGCTCTGGGCAGGTGTCGCTGTCGTCCGGGTATTTACCTCTTTACAAGTGACATCACCTGCTCATCTT CCTGCAGTCCACAAGGGCTCCACAAGACCTTCACAAAATATCCTGACAGCCACATAAGGGGAGATAAAAATCAAGCTCTTCGACTCAACTTAAGAAAGTGCAGGAACCTGTGTATTTCCACCGCAACTTGCCGTACCTTTGACTTCAGAG GTGCTTTCCGCTGTCTGATTCACACCGTTACCTCCCTTGAGGCCGCCTCCAGGTGGTCTCCTACCAGTAGAGGCTGGACTCACTACCAGAGGAACTGTCGAAAACCCAGCTTTG GAACATGTGGTGAGGCGCAGAAATCAGGAGCCAAGTCCGGGGCCTACTCCCTTATACTGACTGAGAACAACCTCACCCGCAATCAAAGCATCTGGTGTGACATGAAGTCTGGTGGCGGCGGTTGGCTG GTTTTTCAGAGACGCCGTGACGGTTCAGTGGACTTCTTCCGGAACTGGGAGGAATACGAACAGGGCTTTGGTGACGTCAGTAACGAGTTCTGGCTAG GCTTGTCAACAATCCACAGACTGACCAGCGGGAAACCCACCCGACTGCGTGTAGACATCAGAGATCTGAATGGACGTAGTCACTTCGCTGAGTACTCGACATTCAGGGTGGACGGTCCCGAGACGAACTACAGACTGACCGTGTCCGGCTTCTCGGGTAACGCGG GTGACAGCATGTGGTATCACCACGGCCAGAGATTTACAACCTTTGACCGTGACAATGACAAGTCAGGTGACAACTGTGCCCAGATGTACAGCGGCGGCTGTGGTACAACAACTGCCTCCGCTCCAACCTCAACGGCATCTACAAGTCCACCGGCATCGTGGCAGCGACGGCGTGGTGTGGTCGTCAGCCTATGGTGA